Proteins encoded together in one Streptomyces sp. TLI_171 window:
- a CDS encoding DUF2264 domain-containing protein: MPHPLPLPPEDRELSPYTGWTRAHWEAAADHLLAAVRPYAGPGHALINLPGARPSWSGRRSDGLEGYARTFLLAAIRVAGAGGADPNGLLERYAEGLATGTRHPTAERELADGDLGSWGAVTDRGQAMVEAASVALGLRLTRPWLWDRLDPAVQERAGAWLAQALHRQPVDNNWWLFPLTVGGFLAEVGIDTDAARAALDRGLDRLDGWYLGDGWYTDGRPRAIDHYNGWALHLYPALHAHLAADPALTARHGARLHAHLTGYARLFDGTGAPVHQGRSLSYRFAAAAPLWAGALLGATPLEPGATRRLASGALRHFLDRGALDDRGLLTLGWHGPYPPIVQPYSGPASPYWASKGFLGLLLPPDHPVWTATEAPGPAETADAVTALPAPGWLIQSTVADGLVRLHNHGSDDQPAGAPLPDDPLYSRLAHSTRTGPSAAAGDNHFALLVDGARTERGPITPLGADTLGPVGRASSAHRPHHDGAPLPGVTVTSLTLAHGPDEVRVHLVTGAAPGTAVREGGWAVAGVRTAAVDGLHARVDGDDRLSTELLGLHGWSAAGTVAAPEGTAFGPDAAAPVLEGALASPLFAAAARLTAAPDGLPPLDALTFTATPDATGWRLALTWPDGTTTRATLTAAP, from the coding sequence ATGCCCCACCCCCTCCCGCTGCCGCCCGAAGACCGCGAGCTCAGCCCGTACACCGGCTGGACCAGGGCGCACTGGGAGGCCGCCGCCGACCACCTGCTCGCCGCCGTCCGCCCGTACGCCGGGCCCGGCCACGCGCTGATCAACCTGCCCGGCGCACGACCCAGCTGGTCCGGCCGCCGCTCGGACGGGCTGGAGGGCTACGCCCGCACCTTCCTGCTGGCCGCGATCCGGGTGGCCGGCGCCGGCGGCGCGGACCCCAACGGCCTGTTGGAGCGCTACGCCGAGGGCCTCGCCACGGGCACCCGCCACCCCACCGCCGAACGCGAACTCGCCGACGGCGACCTCGGCTCCTGGGGCGCCGTCACCGACCGCGGCCAGGCCATGGTGGAGGCCGCCTCCGTCGCCCTCGGCCTGCGCCTCACCCGGCCGTGGCTCTGGGACCGCCTGGACCCGGCCGTCCAGGAACGCGCCGGCGCCTGGCTCGCCCAGGCCCTGCACCGGCAACCCGTCGACAACAACTGGTGGCTGTTCCCGCTCACCGTCGGCGGCTTCCTCGCCGAGGTCGGCATCGACACCGACGCCGCGCGGGCGGCCCTCGACCGCGGCCTCGACCGCCTCGACGGCTGGTACCTCGGCGACGGCTGGTACACCGACGGCCGCCCCCGCGCCATCGACCACTACAACGGCTGGGCCCTGCACCTCTACCCCGCCCTGCACGCCCACCTCGCCGCCGACCCCGCCCTCACCGCCCGCCACGGCGCCCGCCTGCACGCCCATCTCACCGGCTACGCCCGGCTGTTCGACGGCACCGGCGCACCCGTCCACCAGGGCCGCTCGCTCAGCTACCGGTTCGCCGCCGCCGCGCCGCTGTGGGCCGGCGCGCTGCTCGGCGCCACCCCGCTGGAGCCCGGCGCCACCCGCCGGCTCGCCTCCGGCGCGCTGCGCCACTTCCTCGACCGCGGCGCGCTCGACGACCGCGGCCTGCTCACCCTCGGCTGGCACGGCCCCTACCCGCCGATCGTCCAGCCCTACTCCGGCCCCGCCTCGCCCTACTGGGCGTCAAAGGGCTTCCTGGGCCTGCTCCTTCCGCCCGACCACCCGGTCTGGACCGCCACCGAGGCCCCCGGCCCCGCCGAGACCGCGGACGCCGTCACCGCCCTGCCCGCCCCCGGCTGGCTGATTCAGTCCACCGTCGCCGACGGCCTGGTCCGCCTGCACAACCACGGCAGCGACGACCAGCCCGCCGGGGCCCCGCTTCCCGACGACCCGCTGTACTCCCGGCTCGCGCACTCCACCCGCACCGGCCCCTCCGCCGCCGCCGGCGACAACCACTTCGCCCTCCTCGTCGACGGCGCCCGCACCGAACGCGGCCCCATCACCCCGCTCGGCGCCGACACCCTCGGGCCCGTCGGCCGGGCCTCCTCCGCCCACCGCCCGCACCACGACGGCGCCCCGCTGCCCGGTGTCACCGTCACCTCGCTGACCCTCGCGCACGGTCCCGACGAGGTCCGCGTCCACCTGGTCACCGGGGCGGCGCCCGGCACCGCCGTCCGGGAGGGCGGATGGGCGGTCGCCGGCGTCCGGACCGCGGCCGTCGACGGCCTGCACGCCCGGGTCGACGGCGACGACCGGCTGAGCACCGAACTCCTCGGCCTGCACGGCTGGAGCGCCGCCGGAACGGTCGCCGCCCCCGAGGGCACCGCGTTCGGTCCGGACGCGGCCGCACCCGTCCTGGAGGGCGCCCTCGCCTCGCCGCTGTTCGCCGCGGCCGCCCGCCTCACCGCCGCCCCCGACGGGCTCCCGCCGCTGGACGCCCTGACCTTCACCGCCACCCCGGACGCCACCGGCTGGCGCCTCGCGCTGACCTGGCCCGACGGCACCACCACCCGCGCCACCCTGACCGCGGCGCCCTGA
- a CDS encoding sugar phosphate isomerase/epimerase — protein sequence MPYAFSTLGLPGLPLPAVLGLAAESGWEGLELRAAPSEPVHTALSAAERRAAARLFTAAGIAPLAVASYVGIAEPGPDRPVTDDLLAHLHLAADLGAPYVRVFPRAGDTPPPEAGARAAARLHRLVDAADSLGVTVLIETHDSHRSGAALAELLDAVPHPAVGALWDVLHTWLAEESPADSHRHLAPRLGYVQVKDVASAADLTPLDLGAGVLPLADCLAPLAPDNWVSWEYEAPWHPAAAPLAPQLPSALARLSTLRPH from the coding sequence GTGCCGTACGCCTTCTCCACCCTGGGCCTGCCCGGCCTCCCGCTCCCCGCGGTCCTCGGCCTCGCCGCCGAGAGCGGCTGGGAGGGGCTGGAGCTGCGGGCCGCGCCGTCCGAGCCCGTCCACACCGCCCTGAGCGCCGCCGAACGCCGCGCCGCCGCCCGCCTGTTCACGGCCGCCGGCATCGCCCCGCTCGCCGTCGCCTCCTACGTGGGCATCGCCGAGCCCGGACCGGACCGCCCCGTCACCGACGACCTGCTCGCGCACCTGCACCTCGCCGCCGACCTGGGCGCCCCGTACGTCCGGGTGTTCCCCAGGGCCGGCGACACCCCGCCCCCGGAGGCGGGCGCCCGCGCCGCCGCGCGCCTGCACCGGCTCGTCGACGCCGCGGACTCCCTCGGCGTCACCGTCCTGATCGAGACGCACGACTCGCACCGCTCCGGCGCCGCCCTCGCCGAACTCCTCGACGCCGTCCCGCACCCGGCCGTCGGCGCCCTCTGGGACGTCCTGCACACCTGGCTCGCCGAGGAGTCCCCGGCCGACTCCCACCGCCACCTGGCGCCGCGCCTCGGCTACGTCCAGGTCAAGGACGTCGCCTCCGCCGCCGACCTCACCCCGCTCGACCTCGGGGCGGGGGTGCTCCCGCTCGCCGACTGCCTGGCGCCGCTCGCCCCGGACAACTGGGTCTCCTGGGAGTACGAAGCCCCCTGGCATCCCGCCGCCGCTCCGCTGGCACCCCAACTCCCGTCCGCGCTCGCCCGTCTGAGCACCCTTCGGCCGCACTGA
- a CDS encoding TetR/AcrR family transcriptional regulator, which yields MTFQRARTDEQRSQRRRQILDAAATMLTEMPAAQLSLTALSRRVCLAKANVLRYFDSREAVLLELLERQFADWAAELAREPVPVAGGFRQRADRLAELLADSMARRPVLCDLLAEQAAVLEHNISAETAIRHKRAARASLHDLVELTARHLPELGEDDAAALVETVLLTAVAAWPFSRPPQAVLAAFAADPELSALRVDFTAAVRRAGELTAAGLLARRAADGS from the coding sequence GTGACCTTCCAGCGAGCGCGGACCGACGAGCAGCGCAGCCAGCGGCGGCGGCAGATCCTGGACGCCGCGGCCACGATGCTGACCGAGATGCCCGCGGCCCAGCTCAGCCTCACCGCGCTGAGCCGCCGGGTCTGCCTGGCCAAGGCCAACGTGCTGCGCTACTTCGACTCTCGCGAGGCGGTGCTGCTGGAGCTGCTGGAGCGCCAGTTCGCGGACTGGGCCGCCGAGTTGGCGCGCGAGCCGGTGCCCGTCGCCGGCGGGTTCCGGCAGCGCGCGGACCGGCTGGCCGAACTGCTGGCCGACTCGATGGCCCGCCGCCCGGTGCTGTGCGACCTGCTGGCCGAGCAGGCCGCGGTGCTGGAGCACAACATCTCCGCCGAGACGGCGATCCGGCACAAGCGCGCCGCCCGCGCCTCGCTCCACGACCTGGTCGAACTGACCGCCCGTCACCTGCCGGAACTCGGCGAGGACGACGCCGCCGCGCTGGTGGAGACCGTCCTGCTGACCGCCGTCGCCGCCTGGCCGTTCAGCCGCCCCCCGCAGGCGGTGCTGGCCGCCTTCGCCGCCGACCCCGAACTGTCCGCCCTGCGCGTCGACTTCACCGCCGCGGTGCGCCGCGCCGGCGAACTGACCGCGGCCGGCCTGCTCGCCCGCCGGGCGGCCGACGGCAGCTGA
- a CDS encoding SDR family oxidoreductase, whose protein sequence is MYQVPDQHGKLAVVTGANSGTGKETAKRLAAAGAEVVLAVRTTAKGEQAKAEILAAHPTARLEVRRLDLADQSSVRAFADGLIADGRPLDVLVNNAGVMMVPQRTETVDGFELHLASNYLGPFALTVRLLPLLLAASAPRVATMSSGTANRARIDFDDLQSTRGYRPMRTYARSKLADMLMTAQLARLAAERGWPLLSVGAHPGYTRTNLQTAGPSLNGGRPGPVESLAFRIVPSQGVEQGAEPLLFAAADPAAAPGGYYGPRWSLVGPTKPVRLPRPGRDAATAARLWTAAEHLTETRLPTR, encoded by the coding sequence ATGTACCAGGTTCCTGACCAGCACGGAAAGCTCGCCGTGGTGACCGGCGCGAACAGCGGCACGGGCAAGGAGACCGCCAAGCGGCTCGCCGCCGCCGGGGCGGAGGTAGTCCTCGCGGTGCGCACCACCGCCAAGGGCGAGCAGGCGAAGGCGGAGATCCTCGCCGCGCACCCGACCGCCCGGCTCGAGGTCCGCCGACTCGACCTGGCCGACCAGTCCTCGGTGCGCGCGTTCGCCGACGGCCTGATCGCCGACGGACGGCCGCTGGACGTCCTGGTGAACAACGCCGGCGTGATGATGGTGCCGCAGCGCACCGAGACCGTCGACGGCTTCGAACTCCACCTGGCCAGCAACTACCTCGGACCGTTCGCGCTGACCGTCCGGCTGCTGCCGCTGCTGCTCGCCGCGAGCGCGCCCCGGGTCGCCACCATGAGCAGCGGCACCGCGAACCGGGCCCGGATCGACTTCGACGACCTGCAGTCCACCCGCGGCTACCGCCCGATGCGCACCTACGCCCGGTCCAAGCTGGCGGACATGCTGATGACCGCTCAGCTGGCCCGGCTCGCCGCCGAACGCGGCTGGCCCCTGCTGTCGGTCGGCGCGCACCCCGGCTACACCCGTACCAACCTGCAGACCGCCGGCCCGAGCCTGAACGGCGGCCGCCCCGGCCCGGTCGAGTCGCTGGCCTTCCGGATCGTCCCCTCGCAGGGCGTCGAACAGGGTGCCGAGCCGCTGCTCTTCGCCGCCGCCGACCCCGCCGCGGCGCCCGGCGGCTACTACGGCCCCCGCTGGTCCCTGGTCGGCCCCACCAAACCCGTCCGCCTCCCCCGCCCCGGCCGCGACGCCGCCACCGCCGCCCGCCTCTGGACCGCCGCCGAACACCTCACCGAAACCCGGCTCCCCACCCGCTGA
- a CDS encoding substrate-binding domain-containing protein, whose protein sequence is MTVSAAERRTRILQVVRDLGTVKVVDLATRLGIPAVTVRRDVAALADAGELARSHGSVSLPDSGPQTRPGAPDRVIGMLVPTVGSYFDEVIAGARTAAATAGARLVLGIAAYEARDDRAQVERLLESGVDGLLLTPNWQPGDTPHRPGDHHWLAELPVPAVLVERKADPGSAAAELDAVGSDHRHGVLLALRHLAALGHRAVLLAARADTWTAHQVRTGYAEAAPLLGLATRPVIDMQRPGAPLTLPDPEWVAQQIAEATADGVRAVLVHNDQDAIQLPPLLRTRGLRVPEDVALISYDDVFAALAAPPLTAVSPPKQAVGEAALELLLRRLDGPPGLPASHLELLPTLKVRTSCGGDGTA, encoded by the coding sequence ATGACCGTCTCGGCAGCGGAACGCCGGACGCGGATCCTGCAGGTCGTGCGCGACCTCGGCACCGTCAAAGTGGTCGACCTGGCCACCCGCCTCGGCATCCCCGCGGTCACCGTCCGCCGAGACGTCGCCGCCCTCGCCGACGCCGGCGAACTCGCCCGCTCGCACGGCTCCGTCTCGCTCCCCGACAGCGGCCCGCAGACCCGCCCCGGCGCGCCCGACCGGGTCATCGGCATGCTCGTCCCCACCGTCGGCTCCTACTTCGACGAGGTGATCGCCGGCGCCCGCACCGCCGCCGCCACCGCCGGCGCCCGCCTCGTCCTCGGCATCGCCGCCTACGAGGCCCGCGACGACCGCGCCCAGGTCGAACGCCTCCTCGAATCCGGCGTCGACGGCCTGCTGCTCACCCCCAACTGGCAGCCCGGCGACACCCCCCACCGCCCCGGCGACCACCACTGGCTCGCCGAACTCCCCGTCCCCGCCGTCCTGGTGGAACGCAAGGCCGACCCCGGCAGCGCCGCCGCCGAACTCGACGCCGTCGGCTCCGACCACCGCCACGGCGTCCTGCTCGCGCTGCGCCACCTCGCCGCGCTCGGCCACCGGGCCGTGCTGCTCGCCGCCCGCGCCGACACCTGGACGGCGCACCAGGTCCGCACCGGCTACGCCGAGGCCGCCCCCCTGCTCGGCCTCGCCACCCGCCCCGTCATCGACATGCAACGGCCCGGCGCCCCGCTGACCCTCCCCGACCCCGAATGGGTCGCCCAGCAGATCGCCGAAGCCACCGCCGACGGCGTCCGCGCCGTCCTGGTCCACAACGACCAGGACGCCATCCAACTCCCGCCCCTGCTCCGCACCCGGGGCCTGCGGGTCCCCGAGGACGTCGCCCTGATCTCCTACGACGACGTCTTCGCCGCCCTCGCCGCGCCCCCGCTCACCGCGGTCTCCCCGCCGAAGCAGGCCGTCGGCGAGGCCGCCCTGGAGCTCCTGCTGCGCCGCCTCGACGGACCGCCCGGCCTGCCGGCCTCGCACCTGGAACTGCTGCCGACGCTGAAGGTGCGGACGTCCTGCGGGGGCGACGGGACGGCGTGA
- a CDS encoding carbohydrate binding domain-containing protein — protein MLLPIPLRRAVPVLALAAALLSPAVPAATAAGGAAWYLDCSAAAGGTGSQAAPWNSLASANAHLFQPGDQLLLRRGTTCTGTLQPQGSGTAGAPITLAGYGTGTARPVVAGDPASSQNAAVHLYNVEQWEIRDLEITYTDTAATKRERNGLLVEIADLPDGVGTHYLVDDVYVHDVNGDATKWSNGIQFRVSGTTTPTNFDDVTVQDSLIAHVDREGLTNRSTWMCRPAYGTGDGCGTTSNWRASTRLVFRGNTVQDTGGDGIVVRAADHALVEHNTAFDLAMRPMGSNAGIWTINSDFTTVQYNEVHHVRRLSDNNDGMAFDSDYGNTGALFQYNDSHDNQGGFMLFCGACGAGSSSTGTVVRYNLSRADQSRWLFAVGEKNARMYNNTVYLPAGSTTAIVQQGSGTSTTAMSGNLFHNLGSGGYTGFGSSTYKPGDFSWDSNAFYGTHPANEPADPRKLTADPQLVNPGGTAPADYRLGAASPARGAGATVPANGGQDFFGAPAPQVCRPDIGFQQAAAFDDAACSAPDPVRNGGFESGALTPWTYYGGVQLDAANAHGGAYAVRVGPAQAAAEQVVTLQPNTSYRLAGWGKVSAAGTELSLGVKQYDSAGSTTRAAFTATSYSQGSTVFTTGPTATTARVYCYARSGGGYGWCDDVTVTKV, from the coding sequence ATGCTCCTGCCCATCCCCCTCCGGCGTGCCGTGCCCGTCCTCGCACTGGCCGCCGCTCTCCTCTCCCCCGCTGTACCCGCCGCCACCGCGGCCGGCGGCGCCGCCTGGTACCTGGACTGCTCGGCCGCGGCCGGCGGCACCGGCAGCCAGGCCGCACCGTGGAACAGTCTCGCCTCCGCCAACGCGCACCTCTTCCAGCCCGGCGACCAGTTGCTCCTCAGGCGCGGCACGACCTGCACCGGCACCCTGCAGCCGCAGGGCTCCGGAACGGCGGGCGCGCCGATCACCCTGGCGGGCTACGGTACCGGCACCGCCCGCCCGGTGGTGGCCGGCGATCCGGCGAGCAGTCAGAACGCGGCCGTCCACCTCTACAACGTCGAGCAGTGGGAGATCCGCGACCTGGAGATCACCTACACCGACACGGCCGCCACCAAGCGGGAGCGCAACGGCCTGCTGGTGGAGATCGCCGACCTGCCGGACGGCGTCGGCACCCACTACCTGGTCGACGACGTGTACGTGCACGACGTCAACGGCGACGCCACCAAGTGGTCGAACGGCATCCAGTTCCGGGTCTCCGGCACCACCACCCCGACCAACTTCGACGACGTGACGGTGCAGGACTCGCTGATCGCGCACGTCGACCGGGAGGGCCTGACGAACCGTTCGACCTGGATGTGCCGCCCGGCCTACGGCACCGGCGACGGCTGCGGGACCACCAGCAACTGGCGGGCCAGCACCCGGCTGGTGTTCCGCGGCAACACGGTCCAGGACACCGGCGGCGACGGCATCGTGGTGCGGGCCGCCGACCACGCGCTGGTGGAGCACAACACCGCCTTCGACCTGGCGATGCGCCCGATGGGCTCGAACGCCGGGATCTGGACCATCAATTCGGACTTCACGACGGTCCAGTACAACGAGGTGCACCACGTGCGCCGGCTGTCGGACAACAACGACGGCATGGCCTTCGACTCCGACTACGGCAACACCGGCGCGCTGTTCCAGTACAACGACAGCCACGACAACCAGGGCGGCTTCATGCTGTTCTGCGGCGCCTGCGGGGCGGGTTCCTCCTCGACCGGGACGGTGGTGCGCTACAACCTGAGCCGGGCCGACCAGAGCCGCTGGCTGTTCGCCGTCGGCGAGAAGAACGCCCGGATGTACAACAACACCGTGTACCTGCCGGCCGGGTCGACCACCGCGATCGTCCAGCAGGGCTCGGGCACCTCGACCACCGCGATGAGCGGCAACCTGTTCCACAACCTGGGCAGCGGCGGCTACACCGGATTCGGCTCCAGCACGTACAAGCCGGGCGACTTCAGCTGGGACTCCAACGCCTTCTACGGCACCCACCCGGCCAACGAGCCCGCCGACCCCCGCAAGCTGACGGCGGACCCGCAGCTGGTCAACCCGGGCGGCACGGCCCCGGCCGACTACCGGCTCGGCGCGGCCTCCCCGGCACGGGGTGCGGGCGCGACCGTGCCGGCCAACGGCGGCCAGGACTTCTTCGGCGCGCCCGCGCCGCAGGTCTGCCGCCCGGACATCGGCTTCCAGCAGGCCGCCGCCTTTGACGACGCGGCCTGCTCCGCCCCCGACCCCGTCCGCAACGGCGGGTTCGAGAGCGGCGCGCTCACCCCGTGGACGTACTACGGCGGGGTGCAGCTGGACGCCGCGAACGCCCACGGCGGGGCGTACGCGGTGCGGGTCGGCCCCGCCCAGGCGGCCGCCGAGCAGGTCGTCACCCTGCAGCCGAACACCAGCTACCGGCTCGCCGGCTGGGGCAAGGTCTCGGCGGCGGGCACCGAACTGTCGCTGGGCGTCAAGCAGTACGACAGCGCGGGCTCGACCACCCGGGCGGCCTTCACCGCCACCTCCTACAGCCAGGGCTCGACGGTGTTCACCACCGGGCCCACCGCCACCACCGCGCGCGTCTACTGCTACGCGCGCAGCGGCGGCGGCTACGGCTGGTGCGACGACGTGACGGTGACCAAGGTCTGA
- a CDS encoding ABC-F family ATP-binding cassette domain-containing protein gives MAQPTTSILCTDLGFEWPDGRSVLSGFHLAVGPGRTGLVGLNGAGKSTLLRLIAGELTPASGTVRVAGELGYLPQDLTVAADRRVDETLGIRAKREALHAIESGDVAERHFTAIGDDWDVEERARATLDRLGLTELELDRTTGELSGGQAVLLHLAALLLRRPDVLLLDEPTNNLDTQARARLYDAVSGFPGVLLLVSHDRELLERVDQIADLRDGEVTWYGGNFSAYQETLAGEQETAERLVRNAEADVKRQKRDLVEATQRLAKSASYGKARAVRRNDPKALADKMQAKGEETAGRLRGMHTERLNEAKDRLAAAEEAVRDDAEIRVDLPRTAVPAGRTVLTLDRVRLAYGGEVDLELRGPERVALIGRNGSGKTTLLRTVAGELPPAAGEVVTPVPLRYLPQRLDVLDDAETVFRNVKAHAPAATDNEIRARLARFLFRGARADQPAGTLSGGERFRATLAALLLADPPPQLLLLDEPTNNLDLASVRQLTQALAGYRGTLIVASHDQPFLREIGITRWLEWDGGELHPVDPR, from the coding sequence ATGGCGCAACCGACCACCTCCATCCTCTGCACCGACCTCGGCTTCGAGTGGCCGGACGGCCGCTCCGTGCTGAGCGGCTTCCACCTCGCGGTCGGCCCCGGCCGCACCGGGCTGGTCGGCCTCAACGGCGCGGGCAAGTCCACGCTGCTGCGGCTGATCGCGGGTGAGCTCACCCCGGCCTCCGGCACTGTCCGGGTGGCCGGCGAACTCGGCTACCTGCCGCAGGACCTGACGGTCGCCGCCGACCGCCGGGTGGACGAGACCCTCGGCATCCGGGCCAAGCGCGAGGCCCTGCACGCCATCGAGTCCGGAGACGTGGCCGAGCGCCACTTCACCGCCATCGGCGACGACTGGGACGTCGAGGAGCGCGCCCGCGCCACCCTCGACCGCCTCGGCCTGACCGAACTCGAACTCGACCGCACCACCGGCGAACTCTCCGGCGGCCAGGCCGTGCTGCTGCACCTCGCCGCCCTGCTGCTGCGCCGACCGGACGTCCTGCTCCTCGACGAGCCCACCAACAACCTGGACACCCAGGCCAGGGCCCGGCTCTACGACGCGGTCTCCGGCTTCCCCGGAGTGCTGCTGCTGGTCAGCCACGACCGGGAGCTGCTGGAGCGGGTCGACCAGATCGCCGACCTGCGGGACGGCGAAGTCACCTGGTACGGCGGCAACTTCAGCGCCTACCAGGAGACGCTGGCCGGCGAGCAGGAGACCGCCGAACGCCTGGTCCGCAACGCCGAGGCCGATGTGAAGCGGCAGAAGCGGGATCTGGTCGAGGCCACCCAGCGACTGGCCAAGTCCGCCTCCTACGGCAAGGCCCGCGCGGTGCGGCGCAACGACCCCAAGGCGCTGGCCGACAAGATGCAGGCCAAGGGCGAGGAGACCGCCGGCCGCCTGCGCGGCATGCACACCGAGCGCCTCAACGAGGCGAAGGACCGCCTGGCCGCCGCCGAGGAGGCGGTGCGGGACGACGCGGAGATCCGGGTCGACCTGCCCCGCACCGCCGTCCCCGCCGGGCGCACGGTGCTGACGCTGGACCGGGTCCGGCTGGCCTACGGCGGCGAGGTCGACCTGGAGCTGCGCGGCCCCGAGCGGGTCGCGCTGATCGGCCGCAACGGCTCCGGCAAGACCACGCTGCTGCGCACCGTCGCGGGCGAACTCCCGCCCGCCGCGGGCGAGGTCGTCACCCCGGTGCCGCTGCGGTACCTGCCGCAGCGCCTCGACGTGCTGGACGACGCGGAGACCGTCTTCCGGAACGTCAAGGCGCACGCGCCCGCCGCCACCGACAACGAGATCCGGGCCCGGCTGGCCCGCTTCCTGTTCCGGGGCGCCCGGGCCGACCAGCCCGCCGGCACGCTCTCCGGCGGCGAGCGCTTCCGCGCCACGCTGGCCGCCCTGCTGCTGGCCGACCCGCCGCCGCAGCTGCTGCTGCTCGACGAGCCGACCAACAACCTGGACCTGGCCAGCGTCCGCCAGCTGACCCAGGCCCTGGCGGGCTACCGGGGCACGCTGATCGTCGCCAGCCACGACCAGCCGTTCCTGCGCGAGATCGGCATCACCCGCTGGCTGGAGTGGGACGGGGGTGAGCTGCACCCGGTGGACCCGCGCTGA
- a CDS encoding VOC family protein, which produces MERVLGIGGYFLRAADPAALSAWYRDCLGLETDAHGQWQPAAGPTVFAAFESGTDYFGSAAQQTMLNFRVRDLDAMLAQLRAAGAAVAEQVQDMPGVGRFGWVTDPEGNRIELWQPA; this is translated from the coding sequence ATGGAACGAGTCCTCGGCATCGGCGGGTACTTCCTGCGCGCCGCCGATCCCGCCGCGCTGAGCGCCTGGTACCGCGACTGCCTGGGCCTGGAGACCGACGCCCACGGCCAGTGGCAGCCCGCCGCCGGCCCGACGGTGTTCGCGGCCTTCGAGTCCGGCACCGACTACTTCGGGTCCGCCGCCCAGCAGACCATGCTCAACTTCAGAGTCCGCGACCTCGACGCGATGCTGGCCCAGCTCCGCGCCGCCGGCGCCGCGGTGGCCGAGCAGGTCCAGGACATGCCGGGCGTCGGCCGGTTCGGCTGGGTCACCGACCCGGAGGGCAACCGGATCGAGCTCTGGCAGCCCGCCTGA